A genomic window from Caldicellulosiruptor kronotskyensis 2002 includes:
- the trpB gene encoding tryptophan synthase subunit beta, translating into MDRYFGRFGGMYAPETLMPALLEIEEEFCKLVNDEKFNQEYEYYLKNYVGRPSPLYFAKNLSDHLGVKIYLKREDLNHTGAHKINNCIGQALLAKHMGKKRLIAETGAGQHGVATATVAALFGMECEIFMGEEDAKRQFHNVQRMKMLGSKVRVVSKGSKTLKDAINEAMRDWSETFEYTFYLFGTAAGPHPFPTIVKYFQSVIGKETKDQIIKLEGKLPDYIFACVGGGSNAIGIFSAFLEDHEVKLIGVEGAGEGIHTGKTAATLCSGSVGILHGAKTYILQDEEGQILNTHSISAGLDYPGVGPEHAYLKETGRVEYVGATDKEAVDAFLLLTRLEGIIPALESSHALAEVIKRAKMGLFKTSDIVVVNLSGRGDKDINTVLELWKDDEI; encoded by the coding sequence ATGGATAGGTATTTTGGAAGGTTTGGTGGAATGTATGCCCCAGAAACTCTTATGCCAGCTCTTTTAGAGATAGAAGAAGAGTTTTGCAAGCTTGTGAATGACGAAAAATTCAATCAAGAGTATGAGTACTATCTCAAAAACTATGTTGGAAGACCATCGCCACTTTACTTTGCCAAAAACTTGAGCGATCATCTTGGAGTTAAAATATATCTCAAAAGAGAAGACCTGAACCACACCGGTGCACACAAGATAAACAACTGCATTGGTCAGGCACTTTTGGCAAAGCATATGGGTAAAAAAAGACTTATTGCCGAGACAGGAGCTGGTCAGCACGGTGTTGCGACGGCTACAGTTGCTGCTCTTTTTGGGATGGAATGTGAGATATTTATGGGTGAAGAGGATGCAAAAAGGCAGTTTCATAACGTGCAGAGGATGAAAATGCTTGGCAGTAAGGTAAGAGTAGTTAGTAAGGGAAGCAAGACATTAAAAGATGCAATAAACGAGGCAATGCGTGACTGGAGCGAGACCTTTGAATATACCTTTTACCTTTTTGGTACAGCTGCAGGACCTCATCCGTTCCCAACAATTGTAAAATACTTTCAAAGTGTGATTGGGAAAGAGACAAAAGATCAGATAATAAAGCTTGAAGGAAAACTTCCAGACTATATCTTTGCATGTGTAGGTGGTGGTTCTAATGCAATTGGTATCTTCTCAGCATTTTTGGAAGATCATGAGGTAAAGCTTATCGGTGTTGAGGGTGCAGGAGAGGGGATACATACAGGTAAAACGGCTGCGACGCTATGTAGCGGGTCTGTCGGAATCTTGCACGGTGCTAAAACGTATATTTTACAGGATGAGGAAGGGCAAATTCTAAACACACATTCGATCTCAGCAGGACTTGACTACCCTGGTGTTGGACCTGAACATGCGTATTTGAAAGAGACAGGAAGAGTTGAGTATGTGGGGGCTACTGATAAAGAAGCTGTGGATGCATTTTTGCTGCTCACAAGGCTTGAAGGGATAATTCCGGCGCTGGAGTCAAGTCATGCTCTTGCAGAGGTTATTAAAAGGGCGAAAATGGGACTGTTTAAAACCAGTGACATTGTTGTTGTGAACCTTTCTGGAAGAGGTGATAAGGATATAAACACAGTACTTGAGCTTTGGAAGGATGATGAGATATGA
- the trpA gene encoding tryptophan synthase subunit alpha, giving the protein MNLIDERFEKLKKEGKKAFIGYVTFGYPTFEETLWFIKLVYSYVDILEIGFPFSDPIADGEIIQKASIKALSEGVKLSHLFESIEKFKKDKPVVLMLYANTVYKKGIDRFFESCKACGVDGVIIPDVSFEESFEFKESAEKFGVTYIDLVSISSLERAKMIGRQSRGFLYCVSRKGVTGFKGQIDDRIFTFLKELKTVTSTPLAVGFGIKSKEDVQKFKDLADGIVIGSAIITKIDEGKDKLEDFLKEISESLKHK; this is encoded by the coding sequence ATGAATTTAATAGATGAAAGATTTGAAAAGCTAAAAAAAGAGGGAAAAAAAGCTTTCATAGGCTATGTTACGTTTGGGTATCCAACTTTTGAAGAAACACTTTGGTTTATAAAGCTTGTATATTCATATGTAGACATTTTAGAGATTGGTTTTCCTTTTTCTGACCCTATTGCAGATGGAGAAATTATTCAAAAAGCTTCTATAAAAGCTCTCAGTGAAGGTGTCAAATTGAGCCACCTTTTTGAAAGCATTGAAAAGTTTAAAAAAGATAAGCCGGTTGTGCTAATGTTGTATGCAAACACAGTTTACAAAAAGGGAATTGATAGGTTTTTTGAAAGTTGCAAAGCTTGCGGTGTGGATGGCGTGATAATCCCAGATGTTTCGTTTGAAGAGAGCTTTGAGTTTAAAGAATCAGCTGAAAAGTTTGGTGTTACTTATATTGACCTTGTATCAATATCTTCTCTTGAGAGAGCAAAAATGATAGGTAGGCAGAGCCGCGGTTTTTTGTATTGTGTTTCAAGAAAAGGCGTGACAGGTTTCAAAGGGCAGATTGATGATAGAATCTTTACTTTTCTAAAAGAACTGAAAACCGTTACATCAACACCTTTGGCAGTTGGATTTGGTATAAAGAGTAAAGAAGATGTTCAGAAGTTCAAAGACCTTGCAGATGGTATTGTCATTGGAAGCGCAATAATCACAAAGATAGATGAAGGAAAAGACAAGCTTGAAGATTTTTTGAAAGAAATCTCTGAAAGTCTAAAACACAAATAA
- a CDS encoding energy-coupling factor transporter ATPase: protein MSAFIEFKNVSFSYVSSDGTRTPALIDINLKIERGEFVAILGLNGSGKSTLAKLINGLLIPEKGDVIVDGMNTKDVEKVWDIRRKCGYIFQNPDNQLVASIVEEDVAFGPENLGMPREKIRKAVDSALLAVEMMEYKNYATYKLSGGQKQRVAIAGVLAMKPECIILDEPTSMLDPKGRKEVIATIQRLNKEERKTIVLVTHNIDEMILSQRSIVLDKGHIKFDGSFLELLKLDWFYEMGFDMPQILKLSIELKKRGVKINKEIWSVDEMERFLCSLK, encoded by the coding sequence ATGAGCGCTTTTATAGAGTTTAAAAATGTCAGCTTTTCATATGTAAGCTCTGATGGGACAAGAACACCAGCTTTGATTGATATAAATCTTAAGATTGAAAGAGGAGAATTTGTTGCGATATTGGGGCTAAATGGTTCTGGTAAATCAACCCTTGCAAAACTAATAAACGGTCTTTTAATACCAGAAAAAGGCGATGTAATTGTAGATGGTATGAATACAAAAGATGTAGAAAAAGTCTGGGATATAAGAAGAAAGTGTGGATATATATTTCAAAACCCTGACAACCAGCTTGTTGCATCAATTGTTGAAGAAGATGTTGCATTTGGACCTGAAAACTTAGGAATGCCGAGAGAAAAGATAAGAAAAGCTGTTGACAGCGCACTTTTGGCTGTGGAGATGATGGAATATAAAAACTATGCCACGTACAAACTGTCTGGTGGGCAAAAACAGAGGGTTGCAATTGCTGGTGTTCTGGCGATGAAACCAGAGTGCATCATATTGGATGAGCCAACCTCTATGCTTGACCCAAAAGGAAGAAAAGAGGTTATAGCTACTATACAAAGACTTAATAAGGAAGAGAGAAAGACCATTGTTTTGGTCACACACAATATCGACGAGATGATCTTGAGCCAAAGAAGCATTGTGCTGGATAAAGGACATATAAAGTTTGATGGTTCTTTTCTTGAGCTATTAAAGCTTGACTGGTTTTATGAGATGGGCTTTGACATGCCACAAATTTTGAAGCTCTCAATTGAACTTAAAAAAAGAGGTGTAAAGATTAATAAAGAAATCTGGTCGGTTGACGAAATGGAGAGATTTTTATGTTCATTGAAATGA
- a CDS encoding energy-coupling factor transporter ATPase: protein MFIEMKNVDFIYGYKTPFEKKALENINLSITKGEFIGIIGKTGSGKSTLVQLMNGLLVPQIGDVIVDGINTKDKKRAKEIRKRVGLVFQYPEYQLFEETVYKDIAFGPQNLGFSEDEVKRRVEEVCELLEIPKELLGKSPFELSGGQKRRVAIAGILAMDPDCIILDEPTAGLDMRGRKRIFNIIERLHKEAKKTIILISHSLEDVAVLCERVIILSKGKVHFDGPKHQAFENIELLEKSGLLPPDILYLQHRLKLKGFKIDRFEYSIENVADMIVKNLAFKREGEML from the coding sequence ATGTTCATTGAAATGAAAAATGTAGACTTCATATATGGCTACAAAACACCATTTGAAAAAAAGGCGCTTGAAAATATAAACCTATCAATAACAAAGGGAGAGTTTATTGGAATTATTGGCAAAACTGGTTCGGGCAAATCTACTTTGGTTCAGCTGATGAACGGGCTTTTGGTGCCGCAGATAGGTGATGTTATTGTTGATGGTATAAATACAAAGGATAAAAAGCGGGCAAAGGAAATTCGAAAAAGAGTTGGGCTTGTGTTTCAATACCCTGAATATCAGCTATTTGAGGAGACAGTTTACAAAGACATAGCTTTTGGTCCTCAAAACCTTGGATTTTCTGAAGATGAAGTAAAAAGAAGGGTAGAAGAGGTATGTGAGCTTTTAGAGATACCCAAAGAACTTTTAGGAAAATCGCCGTTTGAACTTTCGGGTGGTCAAAAACGAAGGGTTGCAATTGCAGGAATACTTGCAATGGACCCAGATTGTATAATTCTTGATGAACCAACAGCCGGGCTTGATATGCGTGGTCGAAAAAGGATTTTTAATATCATAGAAAGACTTCACAAAGAAGCAAAAAAGACAATAATTTTGATTTCACACAGCTTAGAAGATGTTGCAGTGCTCTGTGAGAGGGTTATTATTCTGAGCAAAGGCAAAGTTCATTTCGATGGTCCTAAACATCAGGCTTTTGAGAATATAGAACTTCTTGAAAAAAGTGGACTTTTGCCACCTGACATTCTTTATCTCCAACACAGATTAAAACTTAAGGGTTTTAAGATTGACAGGTTTGAATACAGTATTGAAAATGTTGCTGATATGATTGTGAAAAATCTTGCATTCAAAAGAGAAGGTGAAATGCTATAA
- a CDS encoding energy-coupling factor transporter transmembrane component T family protein: MVDFVIGQYIKKDSFVHRLDPRTKIIVLFFFCISIFVVNNFYGYTFLFALILLWILLSKVNPLILLRGTKPVFILILITVVFNLFMTQGKPVIKILGLVITDRGIVLSVFLVIRLLLLIFATSLLTLTTSPIEITDALEVLLKPLKKVKFPVHEISMMMSIALRFIPTIYEEADKIMKAQMSRGADFETGGLIKKAKSLLPLLIPLFISAFKRADELAIAMEARCYRGSEGRTKLKKLEFGLSDYISFVICGILIILAIVVR; the protein is encoded by the coding sequence ATGGTTGACTTTGTGATTGGTCAGTATATAAAAAAAGATTCATTTGTGCACAGGCTTGATCCAAGGACAAAGATAATAGTTCTATTCTTTTTTTGTATCTCGATATTTGTGGTAAATAACTTTTATGGATATACATTTTTGTTTGCCTTAATACTTCTATGGATTTTGCTCTCAAAAGTAAACCCGCTTATACTTTTGCGCGGAACAAAACCTGTATTTATATTAATCCTTATAACAGTAGTTTTTAATCTTTTTATGACTCAAGGAAAACCTGTGATAAAGATATTAGGGCTTGTTATAACCGACAGAGGTATTGTTCTTTCTGTCTTTTTAGTAATTCGACTTTTACTGCTCATTTTTGCCACAAGCCTTCTTACTCTCACAACATCGCCAATTGAAATAACAGATGCCCTGGAAGTATTATTAAAGCCCCTAAAAAAGGTAAAATTTCCTGTTCATGAAATCTCTATGATGATGTCAATTGCATTAAGGTTTATACCAACCATCTACGAAGAGGCTGACAAGATTATGAAGGCTCAAATGTCAAGAGGTGCTGATTTTGAAACAGGGGGATTAATAAAAAAAGCAAAATCACTTTTGCCGCTTTTGATTCCACTTTTTATTTCAGCTTTCAAAAGAGCAGATGAACTTGCAATTGCGATGGAAGCGCGCTGCTACAGAGGCTCAGAAGGTCGTACAAAGCTCAAAAAACTTGAGTTTGGACTTTCTGACTATATTTCGTTTGTTATATGTGGGATTTTAATCATACTTGCGATTGTTGTGAGGTGA
- the truA gene encoding tRNA pseudouridine(38-40) synthase TruA codes for MRNILLTIEYDGTGYFGWQKQPNKKTIQGTIEEAIKKLTGEEVNLIGSGRTDRGVHALNQKANFKTSSKIPTDKFPLALNSVLPGDISIKDAIEVPLDFSARYSARQKTYKYLIYNKKSRPALLRNYAYYYPYQLDVDAMQRTCEYFIGEYDFKSFCSADSEAKTTIRRVYNAYLTFENECIAIYITANGFLYNMARIIAGTILDVGAGKLKPMDIPLIIESKDRTKAGKTLPPWGLYLVDVVY; via the coding sequence TTGAGAAATATTCTCTTGACCATAGAATATGATGGCACAGGATATTTTGGGTGGCAAAAACAGCCAAATAAAAAAACTATTCAGGGAACAATTGAAGAAGCTATAAAAAAGTTGACAGGCGAAGAGGTAAACTTGATTGGTTCTGGAAGAACAGACAGAGGTGTTCATGCTTTAAATCAAAAAGCTAATTTCAAAACAAGCAGCAAAATTCCAACAGACAAGTTTCCGCTTGCCTTAAATTCTGTCCTGCCTGGCGATATATCTATAAAAGACGCAATTGAGGTGCCTTTAGATTTTTCTGCGCGATACAGTGCAAGGCAGAAGACTTATAAGTATCTTATTTATAACAAAAAAAGCCGTCCTGCGCTTTTGAGAAACTATGCGTATTATTATCCATACCAGCTTGATGTTGATGCCATGCAAAGAACATGTGAATACTTTATAGGGGAGTATGACTTTAAAAGTTTTTGTTCTGCTGATTCTGAAGCAAAGACAACCATAAGGCGTGTATACAATGCATATTTGACCTTTGAAAATGAGTGCATTGCAATATATATAACAGCCAATGGCTTTCTTTACAACATGGCAAGGATTATCGCAGGAACAATCTTGGATGTGGGAGCAGGAAAATTAAAACCAATGGATATTCCGCTTATAATAGAAAGCAAAGACAGAACAAAGGCAGGAAAGACCTTGCCACCATGGGGGCTTTACCTTGTTGATGTTGTTTACTGA
- a CDS encoding YdcF family protein: MRRFLKILLCTLVIVILIFAVTEASIIIFGISAKPKKSDCIIVLGCAVYGDFPSPFFRERLNRAFELYKKGYARYIVVCGAKGPGENISEAEAGKRYLVEMGVLPKFVLKEDKSFSTYENLLHAKRVMNKKGFKSAIIVSNMFHLERAHLIAKKLKINSSFSGVYVKQYLHEEYYGFMRESVAVWYEILKTLSSF; the protein is encoded by the coding sequence ATGAGAAGGTTTTTAAAAATTTTGCTTTGCACATTGGTTATTGTGATTTTGATATTTGCAGTGACAGAAGCATCAATAATTATTTTTGGCATTTCTGCAAAGCCTAAAAAATCAGACTGTATAATTGTTTTGGGCTGTGCAGTTTATGGTGATTTTCCAAGTCCGTTTTTTCGAGAAAGGCTTAACAGAGCTTTTGAACTTTATAAAAAAGGCTATGCAAGATACATAGTTGTCTGTGGTGCAAAAGGGCCGGGTGAAAACATATCTGAAGCTGAGGCAGGCAAAAGGTATCTTGTAGAAATGGGAGTTTTGCCAAAGTTTGTTTTGAAGGAAGATAAATCTTTTTCGACATATGAAAATCTTCTCCATGCAAAAAGGGTTATGAACAAGAAAGGTTTCAAAAGCGCTATAATTGTTTCAAATATGTTTCACTTAGAAAGAGCACATTTGATTGCTAAAAAATTAAAAATAAATTCTTCTTTTTCAGGTGTATATGTAAAACAATATTTGCATGAAGAATACTATGGTTTTATGCGCGAAAGTGTAGCTGTTTGGTATGAGATTCTCAAAACTCTTTCATCTTTCTGA
- a CDS encoding anti-sigma factor antagonist (This anti-anti-sigma factor, or anti-sigma factor antagonist, belongs to a family that includes characterized members SpoIIAA, RsbV, RsfA, and RsfB.), protein MDFEAIIMEGILILKIKGELDQYNADKYRLRFDMKIVSPEVQKVVIDISELSFMDSSGVGFLVGRFRTAKAFAKELVLVCNSNYINKLLSTCGIEKLIKKYTTIEEALS, encoded by the coding sequence ATGGATTTTGAAGCAATCATTATGGAGGGAATACTGATTTTAAAGATAAAAGGCGAGCTTGACCAGTACAATGCAGATAAATATAGACTCAGATTTGATATGAAAATTGTAAGTCCAGAAGTTCAAAAAGTTGTGATAGACATTTCAGAGCTTTCGTTTATGGACTCATCAGGTGTTGGCTTTCTTGTAGGAAGGTTTAGAACAGCAAAAGCATTTGCCAAAGAACTTGTCCTGGTTTGCAACTCAAACTATATCAACAAGCTTCTTTCAACTTGTGGAATAGAAAAACTAATAAAAAAATATACAACTATTGAAGAGGCATTGAGTTAA
- the spoIIAB gene encoding anti-sigma F factor, whose product MKVLNYMELKIPSKAQNEAFARVAVAAFVAQLDPTLDEVTEIKTAVSEAVTNSIIHAYEDKIGEIIIKGKIYENYVVEIEVIDFGKGIEDVELARQPLFTTKPDQERSGMGFTVMETFMDKLDVTSEVGKGTCVKMLKAIKKRKSEGAEN is encoded by the coding sequence ATGAAGGTTTTAAATTATATGGAACTGAAAATTCCCTCAAAAGCCCAAAACGAAGCATTTGCAAGGGTTGCTGTTGCTGCGTTTGTTGCTCAGCTTGATCCTACTTTAGATGAAGTTACTGAAATAAAAACTGCTGTATCTGAAGCTGTAACAAATTCAATAATTCATGCATATGAGGATAAAATTGGGGAAATAATAATAAAAGGAAAGATTTATGAAAATTATGTTGTTGAGATTGAAGTAATTGACTTTGGTAAAGGAATTGAAGATGTTGAGCTTGCTCGGCAACCACTCTTTACAACAAAACCTGACCAGGAGCGCTCTGGTATGGGATTTACTGTAATGGAAACATTCATGGATAAGCTTGACGTTACATCAGAGGTTGGTAAAGGCACATGTGTTAAGATGCTTAAAGCTATTAAAAAACGAAAGAGCGAGGGTGCAGAAAATTGA
- a CDS encoding SigF/SigG family RNA polymerase sporulation sigma factor gives MSKASHEELISRAKNGDKLARQQLIESNLALVWSVVKKFAAKGVELEDLFQIGSIGLIKAVDRFDPSFNVRFSTYAVPMIIGEIKRYLRDDGKIKVSRKIKENQGKIKKLRNQFVSNHGREPTISEISQLTGLSNDEILLCLDASSEVASLSEVINQEEGKPITLMDIASDEEDYSTKLLDLMALKEGLKKLKGRERYIIFMRYFKNKTQSEIAKQLNISQVHVSRIEKRALERIKREFV, from the coding sequence TTGAGCAAGGCTTCCCATGAGGAATTGATAAGTAGGGCTAAAAATGGTGATAAACTTGCACGCCAACAGCTGATAGAAAGTAATCTTGCGCTTGTGTGGAGTGTTGTAAAAAAGTTTGCTGCAAAAGGAGTAGAGCTTGAGGATCTATTCCAAATAGGCTCAATAGGGCTTATAAAGGCTGTTGACAGGTTTGACCCGTCGTTTAATGTCAGGTTTTCAACATATGCTGTTCCTATGATAATTGGTGAGATAAAAAGGTATCTGCGTGATGATGGCAAGATAAAGGTTTCACGAAAGATAAAAGAAAATCAGGGTAAAATAAAAAAACTAAGAAACCAGTTTGTATCAAACCATGGAAGAGAACCCACAATCTCAGAGATTTCGCAGTTGACAGGGCTTTCTAACGATGAGATTTTGCTTTGCTTGGATGCGTCATCTGAGGTTGCATCGCTGAGTGAAGTTATAAATCAGGAAGAGGGAAAACCTATCACGCTGATGGACATAGCATCTGATGAAGAAGATTATTCGACAAAACTTTTGGATTTGATGGCATTAAAAGAAGGGCTTAAAAAATTAAAAGGACGGGAACGCTACATAATATTTATGCGCTACTTCAAAAACAAAACACAATCTGAGATTGCAAAACAGCTCAATATCTCCCAGGTGCATGTATCAAGGATTGAAAAAAGAGCTTTGGAGAGGATAAAGAGGGAGTTTGTTTGA
- a CDS encoding ComF family protein: MEKLIEFFFPPRCAFCGRLGKSPCDDCKKNIRFISGNTCQKCGIPIGDSDLPVCSSCLRENFAFEKVFPVFYYEGVVRRGVHLFKYRGFYQNAITFSRLMVKKILDAGINADIITFVPTSYERYLQRGFNHSYLLAKNIGKILKIPTVDILTRVGFTKPFYNLSRHERQSEIKGKIKLKKGYENIIKGKKVILVDDIFTTGATANECSKVLLENGVKCVFVSVLAITKLAR, encoded by the coding sequence ATGGAAAAACTAATTGAATTTTTCTTTCCGCCGCGGTGTGCATTTTGTGGCAGGCTTGGCAAAAGCCCGTGCGATGATTGCAAGAAAAATATAAGATTTATTTCAGGCAATACGTGCCAAAAATGCGGAATACCTATTGGTGATAGTGATTTGCCGGTTTGCTCATCTTGCTTGAGAGAAAACTTTGCATTTGAAAAAGTCTTTCCAGTATTCTACTATGAAGGGGTAGTTCGAAGAGGTGTTCATCTTTTTAAGTACAGAGGTTTTTATCAAAATGCAATAACCTTCTCAAGGCTTATGGTTAAAAAGATTCTTGATGCTGGTATCAATGCTGATATAATAACCTTTGTGCCAACAAGCTATGAAAGGTATTTGCAAAGAGGTTTTAATCATTCTTATCTGCTTGCCAAAAATATTGGGAAGATACTTAAAATTCCCACAGTTGACATTCTTACAAGAGTAGGTTTTACAAAACCTTTTTATAACCTCTCACGCCACGAAAGACAAAGTGAAATAAAAGGTAAAATTAAGCTTAAAAAAGGGTATGAAAATATTATAAAAGGCAAAAAAGTTATTCTTGTTGACGACATCTTCACAACAGGTGCTACAGCAAATGAGTGTTCAAAAGTTTTGCTTGAAAATGGGGTAAAGTGTGTTTTTGTCTCTGTTCTTGCGATAACAAAGCTTGCAAGATAA
- a CDS encoding TIGR03826 family flagellar region protein: MDVRNCRRCGKIYLYDGSPICPQCRKEEEEDFKKVKEYLYDHPGATLPEVSNATGVSPEKILRFLKEERLEIVGESNIILECERCGKAIKTGRLCDECKKEVGTRFLSYLDDKKLQESKKKNEEFAKRKEAGYRYLSKELKEDENK; this comes from the coding sequence ATGGATGTAAGAAACTGTCGAAGATGTGGTAAAATTTATCTTTATGATGGAAGTCCTATTTGTCCTCAATGCAGAAAGGAAGAAGAAGAAGATTTCAAAAAAGTAAAAGAGTATCTTTATGATCATCCCGGTGCAACCTTGCCAGAAGTATCAAACGCAACAGGTGTGTCACCTGAAAAGATTTTGAGGTTTTTAAAAGAGGAAAGACTTGAGATTGTTGGTGAGAGCAATATCATTTTAGAATGTGAAAGATGTGGGAAGGCAATTAAAACAGGAAGACTTTGTGATGAGTGTAAAAAAGAGGTTGGAACAAGGTTTTTGAGTTATCTTGACGACAAAAAGCTTCAAGAATCGAAAAAGAAAAATGAAGAGTTTGCAAAAAGAAAAGAAGCAGGTTACAGGTATCTTTCGAAGGAGTTAAAAGAAGATGAGAACAAGTGA
- the flgM gene encoding flagellar biosynthesis anti-sigma factor FlgM — translation MRIEDRIKIFQIYTQTAKVSRVEKKQEVASTDKIEISSEAREFQAVLNAIKQTPDVREDKVNEIKKKIDSGTYNVSGKDVVEKLIREYKASKKNE, via the coding sequence ATGAGGATAGAAGACAGGATAAAGATATTTCAAATCTACACCCAAACAGCAAAGGTAAGCAGAGTTGAAAAGAAGCAGGAAGTTGCTTCTACTGATAAGATTGAAATATCAAGTGAGGCAAGAGAATTTCAGGCAGTTTTGAATGCTATAAAGCAAACACCTGATGTTCGTGAGGATAAAGTAAATGAGATAAAAAAGAAGATTGACTCTGGCACATACAATGTATCTGGAAAAGATGTTGTTGAAAAGCTAATAAGAGAATACAAAGCTTCAAAAAAGAACGAGTAA
- a CDS encoding flagellar protein FlgN — translation MNYVEKIIKLLGEEYKIFERILNLSNEKTKYIVENNLSALIEVSNQEKKETEIIEKLERERQEILNALSKEKNIVIVNLNDLVSIATPDEWQRINDLKVRLGEIIFKLKKTNDLNASLVSSALEYIDFMTNVISSYFSDNTTYQKDGQTGSQKKNLFDVKL, via the coding sequence ATGAACTATGTAGAAAAAATAATCAAGCTTTTAGGAGAGGAGTATAAGATATTTGAGAGGATTTTGAACCTCAGCAATGAAAAAACAAAATACATTGTGGAAAACAATCTCTCAGCGCTAATTGAAGTATCAAATCAAGAGAAAAAAGAGACAGAAATAATCGAAAAACTTGAAAGAGAAAGGCAAGAAATCTTGAATGCTTTATCAAAAGAAAAAAATATCGTTATTGTCAATCTAAACGACCTTGTAAGTATAGCCACACCAGATGAATGGCAGAGAATAAACGATTTGAAAGTAAGACTTGGTGAAATTATTTTTAAGCTTAAAAAAACAAATGACCTTAACGCTTCATTAGTTTCAAGTGCACTTGAATATATAGATTTTATGACAAACGTAATTTCATCGTATTTTTCGGACAACACTACATATCAAAAGGATGGGCAGACAGGGTCACAAAAGAAAAACCTTTTTGATGTTAAGCTGTAG